The genomic interval CGGTTTCTGTCTTCCTGTTTTTCAGGACCGCCTAACTCCGAAAGCAACCTGTTATACGGCACAACATCACCAGCGTGTCGAATCAATGCCCTGAGTACCGTATACTCGGCAGGCTGTAACCGTGTAACTGAGTTTCCAGCAGCCACAGTACCGCGTATGGGATCCAGAACAATTTCTCCTTTCTGAAGGGTAGTTCTTGGAAATAAGCGCATGGCAGGACAGATAGAAATTTCTATTCGGGAGATCAACTCTCGAATACCAAAAGGTTTAACAACGCAGTCATCAGCACCTGCCTCGAGAATGGACGCAATACGCATTGTTTTTTCTTTTCCCACCAGACATACAATGGGAGCGGAGGAACCTCGTCGGAAGGAGTGAATAACTTCAAGATCGTCAGATTCAGCATAATCGAGATCAATCAGTATCAGATACGGATGAAGCGTACGAACCCTCAGGATTCCCTCGTTAACGTTTACAACCTCTGAGATTTTAAATCCCCGGCCTGATAACTGTTTCCGTAAAAATCGCCG from Marispirochaeta sp. carries:
- a CDS encoding response regulator transcription factor, with protein sequence MARILVVEKELQLRRFLRKQLSGRGFKISEVVNVNEGILRVRTLHPYLILIDLDYAESDDLEVIHSFRRGSSAPIVCLVGKEKTMRIASILEAGADDCVVKPFGIRELISRIEISICPAMRLFPRTTLQKGEIVLDPIRGTVAAGNSVTRLQPAEYTVLRALIRHAGDVVPYNRLLSELGGPEKQEDRNRLRVYISKIRNILGKDSQDEELLVTVQGIGYRFRRRD